The following are from one region of the Planctomonas sp. JC2975 genome:
- a CDS encoding trypsin-like peptidase domain-containing protein: MNETDPDSEALDAYSASIMHVTRVVLPSVAAVEVRTRRGGGAGSASVISEDGELLTSAHVVEGALDVQLSFSDGTTVAAEVVGADPLSDLAVLRADGPTPPPVLLGDAAKLQVGQLVVALGNPLGLAGSVTAGIVSGLGRSLPTRSGRVIDEVIQTDAALNPGNSGGVLADSSARMVGVNTAVAGVGVGLAVPINESTRAIVDSLRTTGRVRRAWLGIAGARVRLSPPAAAKVGSAAGMQVMSVVEGSPAALAGAREGDIVISLDHVPVLDPTGVQRAMVAAAIGRRMEMTVWRNGALVDVVVEPEELRVP; the protein is encoded by the coding sequence GTGAACGAGACCGATCCGGATTCCGAAGCGCTTGATGCCTATTCCGCCAGCATCATGCACGTCACGCGCGTGGTGCTGCCGTCCGTCGCGGCGGTGGAAGTGCGCACCAGGCGCGGTGGCGGGGCGGGCAGCGCGTCCGTGATCAGCGAGGACGGTGAACTGCTCACCAGCGCCCACGTCGTGGAGGGCGCGCTGGACGTTCAGCTGTCGTTCTCGGACGGCACGACGGTGGCGGCCGAGGTCGTTGGTGCGGATCCACTGTCCGACCTCGCCGTGCTGCGAGCCGACGGTCCCACTCCGCCGCCGGTGCTCCTCGGGGACGCCGCGAAGCTCCAGGTGGGGCAGCTGGTGGTGGCGCTCGGCAATCCGCTTGGACTCGCGGGCAGCGTCACCGCGGGAATCGTCTCGGGTCTCGGCCGGTCGCTGCCGACGCGATCGGGACGCGTCATCGACGAGGTGATCCAGACGGATGCGGCGCTCAACCCCGGCAACAGCGGCGGCGTGCTGGCGGACAGTTCAGCTCGGATGGTGGGCGTCAATACGGCCGTCGCCGGCGTCGGCGTGGGACTGGCCGTGCCGATCAATGAGAGCACTAGGGCGATCGTGGACTCGCTCCGCACGACGGGCCGGGTTCGCCGCGCCTGGCTGGGCATCGCCGGGGCGCGCGTGCGACTCAGCCCGCCGGCCGCGGCGAAGGTGGGATCCGCCGCCGGCATGCAGGTGATGTCCGTCGTCGAGGGGAGCCCAGCGGCATTGGCCGGTGCACGGGAGGGCGACATCGTGATCTCCCTCGATCACGTACCGGTCCTGGATCCGACCGGCGTGCAGCGCGCCATGGTCGCGGCGGCCATCGGCCGACGCATGGAGATGACCGTGTGGCGCAACGGTGCCCTCGTCGACGTCGTGGTGGAGCCGGAGGAGCTCAGGGTTCCGTGA